The Bacteroidota bacterium genome window below encodes:
- a CDS encoding Type 1 glutamine amidotransferase-like domain-containing protein — translation MRLYLSSFHLGNHPAKFAEMIQGDKNTAIILNARDYFPAEDREAGRLQQIENLNRIGIKGSEIDLRKYFGRQEELKTVMNDFDAVWIPGGNVFLLRHAMKMSGFDEILVQLIREDKIAYGGYSAGIVVLSETLEGLDIVDDIKYVKKMYNEQPIWNGLGILPYSIAPHYKSNHPETDLIDELVMYYIDNNIKYITLKDGQAIVINGDKEELVE, via the coding sequence ATGAGACTTTACTTATCTTCGTTTCATTTAGGGAATCACCCGGCAAAATTTGCCGAAATGATTCAAGGTGATAAAAATACTGCAATCATTCTGAATGCAAGAGATTATTTTCCTGCGGAAGATAGAGAAGCCGGCAGACTGCAACAGATTGAGAACCTAAATAGAATTGGAATCAAAGGAAGTGAAATTGATCTGAGAAAATATTTTGGAAGACAAGAAGAATTAAAAACTGTTATGAATGATTTTGATGCCGTATGGATTCCCGGAGGAAACGTATTTCTTCTGCGTCATGCAATGAAAATGAGCGGCTTCGATGAAATACTTGTGCAGCTTATCAGAGAAGATAAGATAGCTTATGGCGGTTACAGTGCCGGAATAGTTGTGCTTTCAGAAACACTCGAAGGTCTGGATATTGTAGATGATATAAAGTATGTCAAGAAAATGTATAATGAACAACCAATATGGAACGGGCTTGGCATACTTCCCTATTCAATTGCGCCGCACTATAAATCAAACCATCCCGAAACTGATTTAATCGATGAATTAGTAATGTATTACATTGATAATAATATAAAGTACATAACTTTAAAGGACGGGCAGGCAATTGTAATAAACGGAGATAAAGAAGAATTGGTTGAATAA
- a CDS encoding VOC family protein — protein MTAKDNSLNWFEIPATDINRAAKFYETIFSAEMPRMEMGGSMAFFPADMMNGKVGGAVVQSDMHKPSADGAVIYLNANPDLDIALGKVEKAGGKVVMPKTKITDEIGFMAFFIDTEGNKVGMHSNK, from the coding sequence ATGACAGCAAAAGATAATTCCCTCAACTGGTTTGAAATCCCTGCAACAGATATCAATCGTGCAGCAAAATTTTACGAAACAATTTTTTCAGCAGAAATGCCACGAATGGAAATGGGCGGCTCAATGGCATTCTTTCCTGCCGATATGATGAACGGGAAAGTCGGCGGTGCAGTTGTTCAAAGTGATATGCATAAACCTTCTGCAGACGGCGCAGTAATTTATCTTAATGCAAACCCTGATTTGGATATTGCATTAGGCAAAGTAGAAAAAGCCGGCGGTAAAGTTGTAATGCCAAAAACTAAAATCACTGATGAAATCGGCTTCATGGCTTTCTTCATAGATACAGAGGGAAATAAAGTCGGTATGCATTCAAATAAATAA
- a CDS encoding sigma-70 family RNA polymerase sigma factor: protein MEASSENVNKLTDHLFRHEAGKMVAVLTRIFGLSQIEIAEDIVQDAFAQALKEWKFKTPPNPSAWLMMTAKNKAIDLLRRERYKENYTLESAAQLRNEYTSVPIIENLFMHNEIKDSQLRMIFACCHPSLAEADQIAFTLKICSGFSVDEIAAALLSNTETIKKRIQRARKLISEKDIKFDIPLGNKLKKRLDVALHSIYLLFNEGYNSSNKSDLIRQDLCEEAIRLALMLSENEFINQPKCSALVALMSLLASRFESRLDSNGEIILLEEQDRSKWNTELINIGLYYLNKSSEGNEISDYHIEAAIVAEHSIAKSFNETNWNRILQLYDILSKINSSPVVLLNRAIVIGKLSGAAKAIEEINLIPGVEKYLKSNHLFSAVLGEMYKQENNSEEAKKYFEMAYDLTNSETEKKLIQKKINLLQ from the coding sequence TTGGAAGCTTCGTCTGAAAACGTAAACAAATTAACCGACCATCTTTTTCGCCATGAAGCGGGAAAGATGGTTGCTGTTTTAACGCGTATCTTCGGTCTCTCGCAGATTGAAATTGCTGAAGATATCGTGCAGGATGCGTTTGCCCAAGCGCTGAAAGAATGGAAATTCAAAACTCCTCCCAATCCATCCGCATGGCTGATGATGACAGCCAAGAATAAAGCAATAGATTTATTAAGACGTGAGAGATATAAAGAAAATTATACATTAGAGTCAGCAGCACAGCTTCGTAATGAATATACATCTGTTCCCATAATTGAAAACCTTTTTATGCATAATGAGATAAAAGACAGCCAGCTTAGGATGATTTTTGCATGCTGTCATCCTTCATTAGCTGAAGCGGATCAGATAGCATTCACGCTGAAAATCTGCTCAGGTTTCAGTGTGGATGAAATTGCTGCAGCATTGCTTTCAAATACCGAGACAATTAAAAAGAGAATCCAAAGGGCAAGAAAACTGATTTCGGAAAAAGATATAAAATTTGATATTCCTCTTGGAAATAAATTAAAGAAAAGATTGGATGTAGCTTTACACTCAATTTATCTTTTGTTTAACGAAGGTTACAACTCAAGCAATAAGAGTGATCTGATAAGACAGGATTTGTGTGAAGAAGCAATCCGTCTGGCATTAATGCTTTCTGAAAATGAATTTATAAATCAGCCAAAGTGTTCGGCTCTTGTTGCCTTAATGAGTCTGCTGGCATCAAGATTTGAATCGCGTCTTGATTCTAACGGAGAGATAATTCTACTGGAAGAACAGGACAGGAGTAAATGGAACACAGAATTAATTAATATAGGATTGTACTATCTGAATAAGTCTTCAGAGGGAAACGAAATAAGCGATTATCATATCGAGGCTGCAATCGTAGCTGAGCATTCAATCGCAAAAAGTTTCAATGAAACGAACTGGAATAGAATACTTCAGCTGTATGATATATTAAGTAAAATTAATTCCTCTCCTGTAGTTTTACTTAATAGAGCAATTGTTATTGGGAAATTATCGGGAGCGGCTAAGGCAATAGAGGAAATAAATTTAATTCCCGGTGTTGAAAAATATCTTAAGTCAAACCACTTATTTTCTGCGGTTCTGGGTGAAATGTATAAACAGGAAAACAATTCAGAGGAAGCAAAAAAATATTTTGAAATGGCATATGATTTAACAAATTCTGAAACCGAGAAGAAACTTATTCAAAAGAAAATAAATTTATTACAATAA
- a CDS encoding Type 1 glutamine amidotransferase-like domain-containing protein translates to MRLYLSSFRLGNEPEKFSGLVTGNKRAAVILNAHDYFHEKERHHALHEEFHDLEKIGLTPEEIDLRKYYGDKESLEAQLMEYDTLWIPGGDSFLLRRAMYDSGFDVIIKNMLNEDKIVYAGYSAGVVVLAPSLRGLEIADDDTKVSSTYNEQCIYEGLNVLPYCIAPHYKSQHGKSESMDKVVEYFIAENIHYKTLMDGQAIVINGDKEEIIL, encoded by the coding sequence CTCGGTAATGAACCGGAAAAATTTTCTGGATTAGTAACAGGAAATAAACGTGCTGCAGTTATATTAAATGCCCATGATTACTTTCACGAAAAAGAAAGACATCACGCGCTTCATGAGGAATTCCACGATTTAGAAAAAATCGGACTTACTCCCGAAGAGATTGATTTAAGAAAATATTACGGCGATAAAGAAAGTCTTGAAGCACAGCTGATGGAATACGATACTCTATGGATTCCGGGCGGAGATTCATTTCTTCTTCGGAGGGCAATGTACGATAGCGGCTTTGATGTGATTATCAAAAATATGTTAAACGAAGATAAAATTGTTTATGCCGGTTACAGCGCGGGAGTTGTTGTTTTGGCTCCATCGCTTCGGGGACTTGAAATTGCCGATGATGATACAAAAGTCTCATCAACTTATAATGAACAATGTATATATGAAGGATTAAATGTACTTCCATATTGTATTGCGCCGCACTACAAGTCACAGCATGGAAAATCTGAATCGATGGATAAAGTTGTAGAGTATTTCATAGCAGAAAACATACATTATAAAACTCTTATGGACGGGCAGGCAATTGTAATTAACGGAGATAAAGAAGAAATTATACTTTAG